DNA sequence from the Phoenix dactylifera cultivar Barhee BC4 chromosome 13, palm_55x_up_171113_PBpolish2nd_filt_p, whole genome shotgun sequence genome:
TTTATTGGATCATCTATATTGCCAATGTCATAATCATTTTCTTGAAGGTATACTATATAATCTGGTGGAATTGGAGATCTCCTTACCCTTGATGACCTTCTTAAAGTTGCTTCTTGATCCACTGGTTCTATAGGTGGAGGAGCAACATTCTCAGTGATAACTGGCACAGATTCAAGTGGAACATTAATAGTAGACTCATCCTCCTCCAAATCATTATCAATGATAGGTAGAGGAATCATTGGCTGCTTATTTGAATCTTGCACACCATACGGAGTTTGCTTTtcctcaaaattaatttcttgaggTGTTATACTCCCACTGATTTGGTCATTTCAAGGAATCTAGTATTTCTTGTCTCCACAATCCTCAAAGTATGATTAGGACAATAAAATCTGTATCCCTTGGACTTTTCTGGATAACCAATAAAATAACAACTAATGGTTCTAAAGTCCAACTTTTTCTCTTGTGGGTTGTACACCCTTGCCTCAGCTTGACACCCCCAAATGTGTAGATGTCTTAAACTAGGTTTCCTACCTGTCCAAACTTCATAGGGTGTTTTTGAGACAGCTTTAGTAGGAACCCTGTTTAGAATATACGCAGCGGTTTTTAAGGCATCACCCCACAGAGAAATTGGGAGAGTTGAGTGACTAATCATACTTCTTACCATCTCCATTAATGTTCGGTTTCTTCTTTCCGCAACTCCATTTTGATCAGGAGTACCAGGCATAGTATATTGTGCAACTATACCTTGCTCTTGAAGAAATCGAGCAAATGGACCTAAATGTTGTCCAGTTTCAGTATACCTACCGTagtattcaccacctctatctgatctcacaactttaatctttttatcaagTTGTAACTCTACCTCTGTTTTGAAAAGCTTAAAGGCATTTAATGCCTCAGCCTTGTCATACAACAAGTAGAGATACCCATAGcgtgagtaatcatcaataaaggtgataaaatacttatgACCAGTAAAACATGGGGTCGAAAAGGGCCCAcatatatttgtatgtatgaGATCCAATAAATTTGTACTTCTAATGGCACCTTTCTTAAACTTGTTAGTCTGCTTTCCCTTGATGCAGTCTAAACAAGTTTCAAAATCACCATAGTCAAGAGTTGGTAAAATTCCATCATTTACTAatctcttgattctttttatggaGATATGGCCTAATCTTCGGTGCCATAACATAGAGGAATTTTCATTTATTAGGCTACGTTTTAATCCATAATGATCTTTATTTTGCAGGGATAAAAGGGATAGCTCAAAGGATGTATCAAGGTCTAATTTGAATAAACCATCCTCTAACAAGCAATTACCAACAACAATATTATTCAAAGAAAGGTTTACAAAAGACCGTCCAAATGAAACGGTATATCCAAAGGAAGTAAGTTTAGAAACAGATATCAAGTTTCTTGAAAATCCAGGTACATAGAAGGTATTTTCTAGATACAAAATATGGCCAGTCTTTAAGGTCAATTTGAACGTTCCAACAGCTTCCACATGTGAACGCATCTTATTTCCCATTATGATGCTTCGCTCACTTTCCGTTGGAATTCTTTTGTTCAACAATCCCTGCAAAGTTTTACATATATGGATAGTAGCACCAGAGTCAATCCACCATGTGTTATGAGGTAcatcaataaaatttgattcataacacactaaggaaagaaaattacctttcttttcgagccatttcttgtacttgatgcagtcctttttcaaatgtccttgtttcttacagaagaagcactttattTGCCTTTTGTCAGTCACTTTGGCTGacattttcattttcttcttcttaacagGAATATGATGACTGGTACTGCCGACCTCTTTATGTCATTTTCCCTTATGAGAGGTGAGATAAACACTCTCTTGCCTCTCTTGTTTTATTCTCTGCTCCTCATCAAAACACATGGCTAGAAGTTGATTCATAGTCCATTTTTCTGTATGTGTGTTGTATGAGATCTTAAATGGTGCATACTCCATAGGCAGAGAATTAAGGACAAAGTGTACAAGAAAAGTTTCTGACATATCTACTTCCAATGATTTTAATTGGGCAGCGATGTCACGTAATTCCATAATGTGCTCGCGTATGCCACCATTATCATTATACTTTAAGGAAGCAAACCTTGATATTAAGGTGCTGGCTAGGGCTTTCTTTGAACTCACAAATTGCTCTTCTACTGCTGTTAAGAATTCTCTTGCAGTTTTGCAATCTGGAATTGAGCCCCTTATCTTTCTGGAGATATGATTTTGTATGAGTAAAAGACTTAAGCGGTTTGACCGCTCCCACCTCTCATACAACTTTTTCTCCTCTGGCGTAGTTTCCTCCGTGGGGACAGGTGGCATATCCTCACGAAGTGCCAGATCAATATCCATGCACCCTAAAGTAAATGTCAGCCTTTCTTTCCATTCCGAGAAATTTGAACCATTAAGTATTGGGATGCATGATGTAGATTGTGAAAAAACTGTCGGAAACAAAGCTGCAAAACATACGCTTACTATCAATATGCATGCTATAATTACGCTAAAACCTTATCTAAATCACTAACCCATATTAGCAATTTAGTGAgtaaatcaaaattaactttacaTGATTTACCCCTTTACGATAAAACTAATGTATTAAGTATGATATTTAATGAACTTTATATATCTAgttgaaaaatccaaagaataacagccagatcagctccagatcggtggtggagcactaggctcacttaagtatcagcctttcttaggcacgtatgcctttttgacaagcttttcttagacaccgttattcaatGGATAAAATTTTACTAGATATTGTTCAATGTTAATGAGGAATTCAAGGCCTTTGGGCAACAAGAtttcatcataaatatcatactaataacattatttcatcccatcattaactttgtataatgatttccctttggggccggttcattatatatgatgcaactattcaatttcatgagatgatgataaaaagactctttattgattaaactaaagcattctaaaatttatgggatgctttggctcgtcaccacaaatatgcaaaaatttaatcatttatataagatgctttggctcgtctcatgcatatatcatccttttatcatgaaaaatatgaataatttaAACAATCATGTATCATCATAAGAAAGCATCTAAATTGATCATTTATGTAATAAATTCATTACAGGGACCAATATGTAATAATCGGTGTACTGTTCTGTAATAAATCCTAAGTACAGGgatcaaataaatatattttaggaCCTTTCTGTAATTTATCTTTCGTCTGGGGACCATAGATGAATTTCGGAATCCCCTTGTTCAGAATAACATATTGTCAGGGGTTTCTGTGCAAAACTTACAGTTTAGTCAAAAggattcgggtttcgggttgcgGGGCGAAGCCCAATAACCCGAAACCTGTTAAtcccttcacctttttttttttttttaaattaaccgGATTCGGGTTGCGGGTTTAGAAAACCCGAAACCCGTTAATCCCTTCACTGTTCATCTTTCCCAAACGAAAAGAGGAGAAGGCTCTCCTAAACGACGGCGGCGCAACCGCCACCGCCGGCCGTAGGCATGGCAGCAGGCCGCGGGGCGGCCACAAGGCGGGGCCGGAGGCCGGGGTCGGCCGCGGAGGCCGCGGGGTTCGGCCGCAGGGTGCGGCCACAGCCCGCGGTCGCGGGCCGCAGGGGCGTCGGCCGGAGGCCGTGCTGCGGGCGCCGTGGGTGGCGCGGCTGGCGCCGCTGGCAGCGGCCGGGGACGCGGTGGCTGCGGGCCGCAGGCCATGGcggccgatttttttttttttcttctttgcccGCGGTGGCCATGGCGGCCACGGCGGGTTGCAGCCGATGCCGGCTCACCGAGGGGCGGGCCGTAGCGGCGGCCGGGGACGCGGTGGCTGGACGGTGGCCCTGTTGGCCACCGGTTAGGACGGGGATGGTGGCCCTGTTGGCCACTGTCTCCCTTCCTCATTTTTCTTTATTCGAGGTGAAAGGAGGGGAATAGGAGAgaagtatttagtcccacatcggtcagAAAAAAATCTTTCATATGGGTAAATAACATCAGGGTCCAAAGTACCACCGTCCAGCAAACCAAACGGGTATGGTTTATTTTGGAATCCAttccacccgctctgataccattgatgGAATTGTTTaacttaatgaattataaatcattAATTGCGCTCTGGGCTTTGAAATGCGTGCGCAGCTTCGATCACCGGTGATCTGAAGAAAGGTTAGCGAGTAATCTTCTGAAGAGAGAGCTGAGAAGGGGTctatttatagccctctccaggACCAAACGTTGCAGGTGGTTACACCCGTGAAAAGTCACTCCCATCAAGGTAACTCTTCACTGCTGTGAAAATACCGTAATGTCCTTATGATTATCAAAATTTACGAAATTCAAGGGACACTTGTCAAGatgtgggttctaattaaacggaatcagggtttaattaaacgggatccaaCAATAAGAGCTTCTTTTGGCTTACTTTCTCTTCTACTTCAATTGGGCACTTCCTAACTAGTTGACTTATATTGATCAAGCTAAATATCCGTTTTTAAGTGTTCTACAAAAAAGAAATCCTATTGTTTGTTcaagagagaataaaaaaaggaagaaaggaactTAAAGCCGACATCAAAACCCACCATTGCCATGTTCAAGTTGTTGGAATGGTAACCCATGATGAACCTTTACTTGGTCATGTTGATTAGCAACCACGGTTGCTTAAGAGCTGGCGaccatgcaaaatctatctccTTCTCTTATTTTGTGACTTCAtgttgaggaagaagaaagagataaggGTAGGTTGATAAATTCAGTTgggtttaaattttaaattcgaTCTAATCCAAACTCTTGatttaaatagattttctatattttctttttttcatagaaacatgttattattattttaatagttAGGTTTGGATGTTGTTCGGGGGATGGTCTATGAAACAAGAGAAAGAGTTGTCAATAGgctaaaaaaaaactctatgcATTTAGCATGGAATTGCAAATGCCTTTCTTACATGTCAAATTGTTGCAAAGTCAACCTAGCATTTTGCACATTGCTACAATGCAGTCTACCTcctcctaatttggattagtgCTCCCTAAAGATGCCTACGCGACAACTGATGTGAAGAGAGAGTTATACCTAATGTGAACTTAGTTATTTGATGTGGAAGTTAACTCCATAAGAGCAAGGGTTAAGATTaggaagaagggaaagagaTGTCATGAATCAATCTTTAAGGCTTGTGAGGAAGAGCCTGAAAGAAACTGTAGCGGAGAAGTCCAAGTTGAAGAAAAAGCTGAGTCCGAGGAATCCATTAAAGGAGCTCGATTGCACTAGagcttttcctcctccttttgGCCCTACAAAGACCACCGAGATCGAAACTTTTCCAAAGGAccttcaaatcaccccttcaattTTCAGTCTACTGCCAGAGGCTTTATGGTAGTGGAAGCAAGGATGATGTTCATGTTGTCAGTGGTGACGAAGTTGACCTTCAAGGGCCAGTGATGATGGGTGATGGTGATGTCGCGGTGGGGAATGAGGGTTTAGATCACCGTTTGGGTGCTAGAGTTCAGATCAAGGAATTTCGTGACAACATGGTTTGTGTTTGATGAGAATGACAATAGGCAGTGCAAGTCCCTGCAATGGATTTTCTTGTACATGGAGACAAGGTTCTCGTCCTAGAACGAGAGGAAGCCAACGAGGATGACGAAGAGAATAACAATGTAGGACCATAGGTTAGCCTTAGCGTTGCCGTATCCCTTCTTCCCAATCATCTCTTACATAATGCATGCTAGAGTCTCCTAGGTGATGTGGAGGAGACCATTAGGGATGTGGTGGGCAAAGGCATCAAGGCTGAAGTCGACGATCTTGAGGTTGTCAGCATCATTGAGGAGGAGGTTCTTGGGCTTAAGGTCTCGATTGTAGATGCCATGGTCGTGGTAGAAGTCAAAAGGGGAGATGAGCTACCGAAAGTAATTGAAGGCTGTGTCCTCCCCAAGGCGATCGACGCAAGCAATTTGGGAGAAGAGCTCGCCACCTAGACTAGTACCATAGCAAAAAAGTTCTTAGACTGGGTTGCCATAATCTTGTGGAGCTCCACAATGTTGGGGTGGGTCACCATCTTCATCACTGAGATCTCATGCTTCACTTGCTCCATCATCCCCACTCAGGTTGCCTTTTCCTTCCTTACCACCTTCATCGCTATACTTTTCCTAGTCCATATATTCCAAGCAAGGTAAACTTTTGCAAAAGTCGTGTGCCCGAGCACATGCTTGAGCTCATAGCCCTAAGGGGGACACTTATTGAAAGCAGAAATAGTGAGAGGAGAGGGTTTGGGGTTGCCATTAGTGAGTGGGAGAGATAGCAGGTCAAGATTTTAGATATTTGCAGAATTGCCACTAAGTTTTTGATGAGGTATTTGCAGAATTGCCATTGGATCTATTTATTTTAGGCATCCAAGTCCACATCAGATTTTTTGAGTCCATATCAACTAACAAGTAGGCACCTGCTCTAATTGGCACCTGCTCTAATTAGACGAACTGTAGAGTTGATATTGCAgtaattagatatttaaaaaaatatttgtaattTCATATAAAGTAAGGGTATCTTCTTCGGccttattaataaaataataataataattcttttTGGGAAGGGCTCCtcaatttaatatatatatatatatgataggacaagattttttttttttaagatggtTGAGCGAATGTTCTGGATATAGGTTGGAATTGAAATGTaacaaaatttttatatagTGATATTTCAAATTGCCACGACTGTTCTATTAGGTCCGAAGGTTTAGAGCGCCTGGACAGAAATTAACGATAATTTTATAGATAATAAAAATAGATTAATCCTAGTTGTCGCTGGATTGCTCGATTACGCCCGAGTAAACTCTCTATAAAGTATAAACCCATCTCACGCTCTTGTTCCTGCCCCAGTTTCACCGAGCGAATTAAAAACCTCGTCCCGACCCGACTCTCGCGACGAGAGATGCGCAGAATACGTTGGAAAGCTGCCGGAAGAGAAACAGAGAACCCGGCAAAAGAGCGAAAATCTCCAAGAAACCCAGAAGAAGAGCGAGCTTTCCCTCTTCCTCCCCTCGCATAAACcctagcctcctcctcctccccgggGCTAGGGTTCACTTCCCGCGAAGCAGAAATGGCTCCCATCCTCAACTACGAGCAGCACGCCCAGCGCCTCGTCGAGCCCGAACTCCGTAAGCAATCCTTGTCTGCTCTCTGTTCTTGATCTGGATTTCCCCTCTAATTCCATCTTCtgatgcttgttttgctttcctTTATGCTGGAATCAAACAACAAAATCCCCGCAACAGCTGTGCAGGTTCGGCTGCAGATGGTGATGGAGGTGCGGGATAGCCTCGAGATCGCGCACACGTCGGAGTACCTCAACTTCCTCAAGTGCTATTTCCGGGCCTTCTCGGTGATCCTGACCCAACTGACGACCCCCCAGCTGACGGAGAACGCGGAGCACAAGCTCCGGAATGTGGTGGTGGAGATCCTGAACCGCCTCCCCCACAGCGAGGTCCTCCGCCCCTTCATCCAGGACCTCCTCAAGCTCTCCCTCCAGGTCCTCACCCACGACAACGAGGACAACGCCCTCATCTCCATCCGCATCATCTTCGACCTCCTTCGCAACTTCCGCCCCACCGTCGAGGCCGAGGTCCAGCCCTTCCTCGACTTCGTCGGCACCATCTATCGCAACTTTCCCTCCACCGTTGCCCACTTCTTCGGCAACCACACCCCTaacccccctcctccccctcctccttcaTCCACGGCCGATGATGCCAGAATGGTCGACGGTGCCGCAGGTGCAAGTGGTGCTGGCAGCAGCGGCCTGGTGGTGCCCTATGTCGGGTCTGGGCAGCTCAACCCGAGCACGCGCTCCTTCAAGATCGTCACGGAGAGCCCCCTCGTGGTGATGTTCCTCTTCCAGCTCTACACCAAGCTCGTGCAGACCAACATACCCTACCTCCTGCCCCTCATGGTCACCGCCATCTCCATCCCAGGGCCCGACAAGGTCCCTTCCCACCTCAAGACCCAATTCGTCGAGTTAAAGGGCGCGCAGGTTAAGGTATGTGTTCGGTTTTTTTCTTCTCCGCCCCAATCCACTCCACCCGTTCCTCGTGTCTATTTAGTTGATTCGGTATCTTACTCctggttttttcttttatttttggttcAGACACTCTCTTTTCTTACTTATCTGCTGAAGAGTCATGCCGAGTACATTAGGCCTCATGAAGAGAACATGTGCAAGAGCATTGTTAATTTGCTCGTCACCTGTCCGGAATCTGTTTCAATTAGGAAGGTGAGCGACTGGGCATACATAGGTTCAGCTTTTGATTTGTGTGATCTTATGGCTTATTGTCTGAAAAAgagaaatgttttttttttaaatgtaaaaaaaaagaaaatctgagTTTTTTGATTTGTGTTATCATTACAGGAGCTGCTCGTAGCTTTGAAGCATGTTCTCAACTCAGATTTCAGACGGGGGCTATTTCCTCTTATTGACACGCTTTTGGAAGAGAGGTACTGAGTAACTGTTGGCAATTTTTGTGGAGTTTGCTTCTAGTCTTCTATGTGCTTAATATTCTTTAACATTTCATGCTAGAAAGAATGCTGCTTTTGCATGTCAGACTAAGCAGATTAAAGGGGTCTTATTCCATCTCCACTTGAACAATATGCagccttttttttaatcaaaacatGGAAACAACCTCTCCACATGCGGGATAACGGTTGCATACATCTAACCCTTCTCAAACCTTGTAGTGGAGAGAACCTCATGCACTGTGACGCCCTTTTAACTTGTCCACTCTAATGAAGGGGAACTGGTGCAGTTTATACAAATATGCAATAGTAACAAGCTTATAAAAATGCGAACCATTTAGCCAATGGTGGATTTTAGCTGGCCCATTTGTTTGAAAACCTTTGAGTTAGCAGCATAAATGTGATGTTATTGCCTTCCTCACACATGTGTTGTTTTTTGCCTTGATAAGTGTCAGAAGCTTCTGGCATCTTGTGAAATAAATACCTATCTTGTTCATTATCACTTCAAACATTGACGTGCCTCTTGTCGTGAAGGTTTTGACTCATTTATTCACCACAATGTCTATGTTAACGGTTTACTAAAATGAACTCTTGTTGTTTCAGGGTTCTAATTGGGACT
Encoded proteins:
- the LOC120112930 gene encoding uncharacterized protein LOC120112930, coding for MDIDLALREDMPPVPTEETTPEEKKLYERWERSNRLSLLLIQNHISRKIRGSIPDCKTAREFLTAVEEQFVSSKKALASTLISRFASLKYNDNGGIREHIMELRDIAAQLKSLEVDMSETFLVHFVLNSLPMEYAPFKISYNTHTEKWTMNQLLAMCFDEEQRIKQERQESVYLTSHKGK